One part of the Microlunatus elymi genome encodes these proteins:
- the ribH gene encoding 6,7-dimethyl-8-ribityllumazine synthase, which yields MSRIGAPSPDSLQAPGLTVAIIASRWHQVVMDGLLAGARRACTDAATATPEVIRVPGSFELPIGAAAAIDRGYRAVVALGVVIRGDTPHFDYVCNGATDQIARLAVDTRVPIGFGLLTCDTEDQALARAGLPDSIEDKGYEAATAAIEVATTLAALTPVG from the coding sequence ATGAGCCGAATCGGCGCCCCCAGTCCGGACAGCCTGCAGGCTCCCGGGTTGACCGTGGCGATCATCGCGTCCCGCTGGCATCAGGTGGTGATGGACGGACTCCTGGCCGGAGCACGGCGCGCCTGCACCGACGCCGCCACCGCCACCCCGGAAGTGATCCGGGTGCCGGGATCGTTCGAGTTGCCGATCGGGGCGGCTGCGGCCATCGACCGCGGCTACCGGGCGGTGGTCGCGCTCGGTGTGGTGATCCGCGGCGACACCCCGCACTTCGACTACGTCTGCAACGGCGCCACCGACCAAATCGCCCGGCTCGCCGTCGACACCCGGGTGCCGATCGGCTTCGGGCTGCTCACCTGCGACACCGAGGACCAGGCGCTGGCCCGGGCCGGGCTGCCGGACTCGATCGAGGACAAGGGCTACGAGGCTGCGACGGCCGCGATCGAGGTCGCCACCACACTGGCCGCGCTCACCCCGGTCGGCTGA
- a CDS encoding bifunctional 3,4-dihydroxy-2-butanone-4-phosphate synthase/GTP cyclohydrolase II → MITGTRIPGRSALSDPGNVDPHLQRADDRIERAIAAVAAGHPVVVADDEDRENEGDLIFAAQKATPELMAFMIRHGSGVVCVPMTGDDLDRLAIGPMVARNADPMRTAYTITVDASRGVTTGISAADRTRTAQMLADPASEPADLTRPGHVFPLRARDGGVLERRGHTEAGVDLARLAGVRPAGVICELVNDDGTMMRGPQLRRFAQRHDLIMISIEQLARYRWRHERMVERIAVTRLPTAYGEFTAYGYRSRLTGVEHVALVSGRPGTDAVLARVHSECLTGDVFGSLRCDCGPQLQDAMARIGRDGGVLIYLRGQEGRGIGLVPKLRAYQLQERGRDTVDANLDLGLPADARSYDDAAQILRDLDIASVRLITNNPAKQDGLVRGGIRVVERIDTGTFSGPDNLRYLQTKRDRMGHRLTGLDLAADRDLTTDPGKTSEPGNSAELDESSRSRPTGATS, encoded by the coding sequence ATGATCACCGGGACCCGAATCCCGGGACGGTCGGCGTTGTCCGACCCCGGGAATGTTGATCCTCATCTGCAGCGAGCCGACGACCGGATCGAACGTGCGATCGCGGCCGTCGCCGCCGGCCACCCGGTGGTGGTGGCCGACGACGAGGACCGGGAGAACGAGGGCGACCTGATCTTCGCCGCCCAGAAGGCAACGCCCGAGCTGATGGCGTTCATGATCAGACACGGCTCCGGCGTGGTCTGCGTGCCGATGACCGGCGATGATCTTGATCGCCTGGCGATCGGGCCGATGGTTGCCCGCAACGCCGATCCGATGCGGACCGCGTACACGATCACGGTGGACGCGTCCCGGGGCGTGACCACCGGCATCTCGGCGGCAGACCGAACCCGTACGGCGCAGATGCTGGCCGATCCGGCCAGTGAGCCGGCCGATCTCACTCGGCCCGGGCACGTCTTCCCGCTGCGAGCTCGCGACGGTGGCGTGCTGGAGCGGCGCGGTCACACCGAGGCCGGAGTTGATCTTGCTCGGCTGGCCGGAGTGCGTCCGGCGGGAGTGATCTGCGAACTGGTCAACGACGACGGGACGATGATGCGTGGCCCGCAGTTGCGGAGATTCGCCCAGCGGCACGACTTGATCATGATCAGCATCGAGCAGTTGGCCCGTTACCGGTGGCGGCATGAACGGATGGTCGAACGGATCGCGGTCACCCGGCTGCCGACCGCCTACGGCGAGTTCACCGCGTACGGCTATCGCTCCCGATTGACCGGCGTGGAGCATGTCGCACTGGTGTCCGGCCGCCCGGGCACTGACGCCGTCCTCGCCCGGGTGCACTCCGAATGCCTGACCGGTGACGTCTTCGGCTCATTGCGGTGTGACTGTGGGCCACAGCTGCAGGACGCGATGGCCCGGATCGGCCGGGACGGCGGCGTCCTGATCTATCTGCGCGGGCAGGAGGGCCGGGGCATCGGGCTCGTGCCCAAACTCCGCGCCTATCAACTGCAGGAGCGCGGCCGGGACACCGTGGATGCCAATCTTGATCTTGGGCTGCCGGCCGACGCCCGCAGTTACGACGATGCCGCGCAGATCCTTCGTGATCTTGACATTGCCTCGGTGCGGTTGATCACCAACAACCCGGCCAAACAGGACGGCCTGGTGCGTGGCGGCATCCGCGTCGTCGAGCGCATCGACACCGGCACGTTCTCCGGACCGGACAACCTGCGCTATCTGCAGACCAAACGCGACCGGATGGGCCACCGACTGACCGGCCTCGACCTGGCCGCCGACCGGGATCTGACCACTGATCCCGGCAAGACAAGCGAACCCGGCAACTCGGCCGAGCTTGACGAATCCAGCCGATCCCGACCGACAGGAGCAACCTCATGA
- a CDS encoding riboflavin synthase, giving the protein MFTGIVEDLGQVTSLTRLGDSARLAVRTKLPVQDATLGSSVAVNGVCLTVVEQTTDGFVADVMAETLSRSTIGDLGPGDPVNLERAMPADGRLDGHIVQGHVDGTGTVIERIPGERWEVVRVALPAELARYVAEKGSIAIDGTSLTVVEVTDRPAATISVALIPETLARTTLGALPVGGRVNLEVDVIAKYVERLITARPAPHPADDAAAPERQTS; this is encoded by the coding sequence ATGTTCACGGGAATCGTCGAGGATCTGGGGCAGGTCACCTCGTTGACTCGGCTGGGCGACTCGGCTCGGCTGGCAGTGCGGACGAAGTTGCCGGTGCAGGATGCGACGTTGGGTAGTTCCGTCGCGGTCAACGGCGTCTGTCTCACCGTGGTGGAACAGACTACCGACGGTTTCGTCGCCGACGTGATGGCCGAGACGCTCTCCCGGAGCACGATCGGTGATCTTGGTCCGGGCGATCCGGTCAACCTGGAACGAGCCATGCCCGCCGACGGCCGGCTGGACGGCCACATCGTCCAGGGTCACGTCGACGGGACCGGGACGGTCATCGAACGCATCCCGGGCGAGCGCTGGGAGGTGGTCCGAGTCGCGCTACCGGCCGAGCTCGCCAGATACGTTGCAGAGAAGGGATCCATCGCGATCGATGGCACCTCGCTCACGGTGGTCGAGGTGACCGACCGACCGGCGGCCACCATCTCGGTCGCACTGATACCGGAGACTCTGGCGCGGACCACCTTGGGCGCACTGCCGGTGGGCGGCCGGGTCAATCTGGAGGTGGATGTGATCGCCAAGTACGTCGAACGGCTGATCACGGCCCGGCCGGCGCCGCACCCGGCCGACGACGCCGCGGCGCCGGAGCGGCAGACATCATGA